Proteins encoded by one window of Halosolutus gelatinilyticus:
- a CDS encoding ABC transporter permease: MNPDPTDGSATVRSDGGMVDSPFETTSSVEETRGDRIDRFLEGFVRTPWSILRDDWRAVAGFAILSVYVLLGTAGVYLVEPTHPAHGPRLLGPFENWQFPLGTTSSGRDILAMTVHSTPSILVMMASGAIFTVAVGTFFGVVAGYKGGMIDTVLSTITDVFINIPGLPLVIVLATLLEEWINNPVALGALLAVAAWAGLARAIRSQVLTLRSESFVESARAMDLPTRWVLSREILPHLMPYVVVNMVNAARSIIFAAVALYFLGVLPFSDSNWGVMLSNAYHAGALYRPAAYHWLLVPMIAISGIAIGLILLAQSLDRVFNPRARARHERGSGDAIEPDSEAETTQMTQV; this comes from the coding sequence GTGAACCCGGACCCGACCGACGGCTCCGCGACGGTGCGAAGCGACGGCGGAATGGTCGACTCGCCGTTCGAAACGACCTCGTCCGTCGAGGAGACGCGCGGCGACCGGATCGATCGCTTCCTCGAGGGGTTCGTTCGAACGCCGTGGTCGATCCTGCGAGACGACTGGCGGGCGGTGGCCGGCTTCGCGATCCTCAGCGTCTACGTCCTCTTGGGTACCGCCGGGGTCTACCTGGTCGAGCCGACGCATCCAGCCCACGGGCCGCGGTTGCTCGGTCCGTTCGAGAACTGGCAGTTCCCGCTCGGGACGACCTCATCGGGGCGGGACATCCTGGCGATGACGGTTCACTCGACGCCCTCGATCCTCGTCATGATGGCTTCGGGCGCGATATTCACCGTCGCCGTCGGCACGTTCTTCGGCGTGGTGGCCGGGTACAAAGGCGGGATGATCGACACCGTGCTCAGCACGATCACCGACGTGTTCATCAACATTCCCGGACTCCCGCTGGTCATCGTTCTCGCCACGCTGTTAGAAGAGTGGATCAACAACCCCGTCGCCCTCGGAGCCCTCCTGGCGGTCGCGGCGTGGGCGGGGCTCGCCCGCGCGATCCGATCGCAGGTGCTGACGCTCCGGAGCGAGTCGTTCGTCGAATCGGCGCGGGCGATGGATCTCCCGACGCGGTGGGTCCTTTCGAGAGAGATCCTTCCGCACTTGATGCCGTACGTCGTGGTGAACATGGTGAACGCGGCCCGATCGATCATCTTCGCGGCGGTCGCGCTGTACTTTCTGGGCGTATTGCCGTTCTCCGACTCCAACTGGGGCGTCATGCTAAGCAACGCGTACCACGCCGGCGCGCTCTATCGGCCCGCCGCCTACCACTGGCTGCTCGTCCCGATGATCGCCATCTCGGGTATCGCGATCGGACTCATCCTGCTCGCTCAGTCGCTGGACCGCGTGTTCAACCCTCGCGCGAGAGCGCGACACGAACGAGGCAGCGGCGACGCTATCGAACCGGACTCGGAAGCGGAGAC